One segment of Gammaproteobacteria bacterium DNA contains the following:
- a CDS encoding glutamate--cysteine ligase: MLDQRLTRLFNADARALLDGRLLGLEREALRVAPDGYISQVHHPAPLGSALTHPYITTDYSEALLEFITPPLPDASEALRFLDDLHRFVYPHIGDELLWAASMPCILAGEASIPIAEYGSSNLGLMKHVYRRGLAWRYGRIMQVIAGIHFNFSLSNAFWAAFQDQEGDQRTLQDFRSESYFGLIRNLQRVGWLILYLFGASPAVCKSFLDGKTTTLPAFDDHTCYGPYATSLRMSNVGYTNRTEKKSGVNVCYNSLAEYIASLTQATVTPWPPYEEIGVKVDGEYRQLNVNILQIENEYYASMRPKQPPQGNEKPTLALRERGVSYVELRSVDINPLEPLGVNVPQLQFLEIFLLFCLLAESPPLDAEERSLIDDNQMAVALTGRDPALVLHRRRGPSLLMREWADEIFLQMQPVSELLDRGQEGRPYAATLAEQRKALVDPDRTPSARMLAEMHASGENFFRCARRLSEQHRRHFESLPLAEERIRFLTGIAEQSRRAQQAIEAADERSFDEFLAHY, translated from the coding sequence ATGCTTGACCAGCGCCTGACCCGGTTGTTCAACGCCGATGCGCGCGCCTTGCTGGACGGTCGCCTGCTGGGTCTGGAGCGGGAGGCGCTGCGGGTTGCCCCGGATGGCTATATCTCGCAAGTCCACCATCCCGCGCCACTGGGTTCGGCACTGACCCATCCTTATATCACCACCGACTATTCCGAGGCACTGCTGGAGTTTATTACTCCCCCCTTGCCCGATGCCAGCGAAGCGCTGCGTTTCCTGGACGATCTGCATCGTTTTGTTTATCCACACATTGGCGATGAACTGCTATGGGCGGCCAGTATGCCCTGTATCCTGGCGGGCGAAGCCAGCATTCCCATCGCCGAGTACGGTTCCTCCAACCTCGGCCTGATGAAACATGTCTATCGGCGCGGACTGGCTTGGCGCTATGGGCGAATCATGCAGGTGATCGCTGGCATTCACTTTAACTTCTCTCTATCTAACGCATTCTGGGCCGCCTTCCAGGATCAGGAAGGCGACCAGCGCACGCTCCAGGATTTTCGCTCTGAATCCTATTTTGGGCTGATTCGCAATCTGCAACGCGTTGGCTGGCTGATTCTTTATCTGTTTGGCGCATCGCCTGCAGTCTGCAAGTCATTCCTGGACGGCAAGACCACGACCTTGCCGGCATTCGATGACCATACCTGTTATGGCCCCTATGCGACTTCCCTGCGCATGAGCAACGTCGGTTACACCAACCGCACCGAGAAGAAGAGTGGCGTTAATGTCTGCTATAACTCATTGGCCGAATATATCGCCAGTCTGACCCAAGCGACGGTCACACCCTGGCCGCCTTATGAGGAAATCGGCGTCAAAGTAGACGGCGAATACCGTCAGCTCAACGTCAATATTCTGCAAATCGAGAATGAATATTACGCCTCGATGCGGCCCAAACAACCGCCCCAGGGTAATGAGAAACCGACCCTGGCGTTGCGCGAGCGCGGGGTAAGCTATGTGGAGCTGCGCTCGGTGGATATCAATCCATTGGAGCCACTAGGAGTGAATGTCCCGCAATTGCAGTTTCTGGAAATTTTTCTGCTGTTTTGCTTGCTGGCTGAATCGCCGCCTCTGGACGCTGAGGAGCGCAGTCTGATCGACGACAATCAGATGGCGGTGGCGTTGACTGGCCGTGATCCAGCGCTGGTTCTGCATCGGCGGCGCGGTCCATCGCTGCTAATGCGCGAATGGGCGGACGAGATTTTTTTGCAGATGCAACCTGTTAGTGAGTTGCTGGACCGGGGTCAGGAGGGACGGCCTTACGCAGCGACGCTGGCGGAACAGCGGAAAGCGCTGGTTGATCCCGACCGGACGCCCTCGGCCCGGATGCTGGCGGAAATGCACGCCAGCGGCGAAAACTTTTTTCGTTGCGCTCGACGGCTATCGGAGCAACATCGTCGCCACTTCGAGTCGCTGCCCCTAGCCGAAGAAAGAATACGCTTTCTCACCGGAATAGCCGAACAATCACGGCGCGCACAACAGGCCATCGAAGCAGCGGATGAACGGTCGTTCGATGAATTCCTGGCGCATTATTAA
- the thiL gene encoding thiamine-phosphate kinase translates to MLLSEFALIDCYFAAQDVRRSDVALGIGDDCALLVPPVGQQLAATVDTLVADVHFFAAADPERLGHKALAVNLSDLAAMGATPAWATLALTLPKADEKWLEAFCRGLFALANRYEVQLIGGDTTRGPVTVITIQAHGFAPPDRALRRDGARPGDCVYVTGTLGDAGLALAVEFGEATVADKDAEYLRLRLERPEPRIAQGLALRGVANAAIDVSDGLAQDLGHILERSGVGAWLDVEQLPLSPVLLASLDRQAAITTALASGDDYELCFTVPPEQVERLEQLAVNWNCRCTPIGVITAEPGLRLLQADGSAFRLEQPGYDHFG, encoded by the coding sequence ATGCTTCTCTCTGAATTCGCGCTAATTGATTGTTATTTTGCCGCACAGGATGTGCGGCGTTCTGACGTAGCGCTGGGCATCGGCGATGATTGCGCCCTGCTGGTTCCTCCGGTTGGCCAGCAGTTAGCGGCGACGGTGGATACTCTAGTAGCCGACGTGCATTTCTTCGCCGCTGCCGATCCAGAAAGGTTGGGTCACAAGGCGTTGGCGGTGAATTTGAGCGATCTGGCGGCGATGGGCGCAACTCCGGCCTGGGCGACCCTGGCGCTGACTTTGCCCAAAGCCGATGAAAAATGGCTGGAGGCCTTTTGCCGGGGACTGTTCGCTTTGGCGAATCGGTATGAAGTGCAACTGATTGGCGGTGATACAACGCGCGGTCCAGTGACGGTCATCACGATTCAAGCCCATGGCTTCGCACCGCCTGACCGGGCGTTGCGCCGCGACGGAGCGCGTCCGGGCGATTGTGTCTATGTGACTGGGACGCTGGGCGATGCCGGTTTGGCATTAGCGGTTGAGTTTGGCGAGGCCACGGTGGCTGACAAAGATGCTGAGTATCTGCGGCTACGGCTGGAGCGACCGGAGCCGCGCATCGCACAAGGTCTGGCGTTGCGCGGAGTGGCCAACGCCGCTATCGATGTCTCCGACGGCCTGGCGCAGGACCTGGGCCATATTCTGGAACGTAGCGGAGTCGGGGCGTGGCTTGATGTGGAGCAGTTACCCTTGTCGCCGGTGCTGTTGGCTTCTCTGGATCGGCAGGCGGCGATCACGACCGCCTTAGCCAGCGGCGACGATTATGAACTCTGTTTCACGGTCCCGCCGGAACAGGTTGAGCGATTGGAGCAGCTTGCCGTGAACTGGAATTGCCGTTGTACGCCGATTGGCGTTATCACGGCGGAGCCGGGATTGCGGTTGCTCCAGGCGGATGGTTCCGCTTTTCGCCTGGAGCAACCGGGTTATGACCACTTTGGCTAA
- a CDS encoding nucleoside:proton symporter — MPTILQSLLGLIIFIAFAWAISENRRRFPWRTASAALLLQVLLAAALLKIPAFRQFFLHLNEALLALERATQEGTALVFGYLGGAPLPFAETGAGSSFILAFRALPLVLVISALSALLFHWRILPWLVRAAAAILRKILGVGGAVGLSAAASVFVGMVEAPLFVRPYLTAMSRGELFAVMTCGMATIAGTVMVLYASFLAPVVPDAIGHILTASLINVPAAILIAAIMVPPDPQTTAGELTPPQTASSSVDAVTQGTLAGIELFLNIIALLIVFVALVSLINAILGLLPAWQGQPLTLQRLLGGLMAPVVWLIGIPWSEAITAGGLMGTKTVLNELIAYLDLARLPAAALSPRSRLIMTYALCGFANLGSLGILIGGLGAMAPERRNAIVALGPKSILSGTLATLMSGAVVGMLVI; from the coding sequence ATGCCAACGATTCTGCAAAGCCTTCTCGGCCTCATCATCTTTATCGCCTTTGCCTGGGCGATCAGCGAAAATCGCCGCCGATTTCCGTGGCGAACAGCCAGCGCAGCGTTGTTATTGCAGGTATTGTTGGCGGCGGCCTTACTCAAAATACCGGCATTCCGGCAATTCTTTCTGCATCTGAACGAGGCGTTGCTGGCCCTGGAGCGCGCTACACAGGAGGGAACCGCTTTGGTATTCGGCTACTTGGGCGGTGCTCCCCTGCCCTTTGCCGAAACCGGCGCGGGTTCCAGTTTCATCCTGGCGTTTCGCGCATTACCGCTGGTCTTGGTGATCAGCGCCCTGTCAGCGCTGCTGTTTCACTGGCGCATTCTCCCCTGGCTGGTGCGCGCGGCGGCGGCCATTCTGCGCAAAATCCTCGGCGTCGGCGGCGCGGTCGGTCTGTCAGCAGCGGCCAGCGTGTTTGTCGGCATGGTCGAAGCACCGCTGTTCGTGCGCCCTTACCTCACAGCGATGAGTCGCGGCGAACTGTTTGCCGTGATGACTTGTGGCATGGCCACCATCGCCGGCACGGTCATGGTGCTGTACGCCAGCTTTCTGGCTCCAGTAGTGCCGGACGCCATCGGCCATATTCTCACCGCCTCGCTGATCAATGTGCCAGCGGCGATTCTGATCGCGGCGATCATGGTTCCTCCTGACCCGCAGACGACCGCTGGGGAATTGACCCCGCCTCAAACCGCTTCTTCCAGCGTGGACGCCGTGACGCAGGGCACGCTGGCCGGAATAGAACTGTTCCTGAATATTATCGCGCTGCTGATCGTGTTCGTGGCGCTGGTTAGCTTGATCAACGCCATCCTGGGACTGTTGCCGGCGTGGCAAGGACAGCCATTGACTTTGCAACGACTGTTAGGGGGATTAATGGCCCCAGTGGTCTGGCTGATCGGCATTCCCTGGAGCGAGGCGATCACCGCCGGTGGATTAATGGGGACTAAAACCGTACTCAACGAGTTGATCGCCTACCTGGATTTGGCGCGGCTACCGGCGGCTGCGCTCAGTCCGCGCAGCCGATTGATCATGACCTATGCGTTGTGCGGCTTCGCTAATCTGGGCAGTCTTGGCATTCTGATCGGCGGTTTGGGCGCGATGGCGCCGGAGCGGAGAAACGCTATTGTCGCCCTGGGTCCCAAATCCATTCTCTCGGGAACCTTGGCGACCTTGATGAGCGGGGCAGTGGTAGGGATGCTGGTGATATAG
- a CDS encoding FkbM family methyltransferase: MTRFYTQFIRPGDLCFDIGAHVGSRLRAWTPLGAQIVAVEPQPACMTLLRRWFGHRAQITLIEQAVGAKPGVAELLISSRTPTVTTLSPAWIAVVKKDKGFAGVRWNELLPVPVTTLDELIARYGAPAFCKIDVEGYELEVLQGLSQPLPALSFEYLPACLDTARACVATLTALGPHVFNWSVGEAQCLRSADWLSAPEFLEQLEVEARTGRSGDIYACSLNSG, from the coding sequence TTGACCCGGTTTTACACTCAGTTTATCCGTCCGGGCGATTTATGCTTCGATATCGGTGCGCATGTTGGCAGCCGCCTGCGGGCCTGGACGCCGTTGGGCGCGCAGATTGTAGCCGTGGAGCCACAACCGGCTTGCATGACGCTGTTGCGTCGCTGGTTTGGCCATCGGGCGCAGATTACTCTGATCGAACAGGCGGTGGGCGCTAAACCCGGCGTTGCCGAACTGCTGATCAGCTCCCGCACGCCGACCGTGACCACACTGTCGCCGGCCTGGATTGCAGTGGTGAAAAAGGACAAGGGATTTGCCGGAGTGCGCTGGAATGAACTGCTGCCGGTTCCAGTGACGACTCTGGATGAACTCATTGCTCGTTACGGGGCGCCGGCATTCTGCAAGATCGACGTGGAAGGTTACGAGTTGGAGGTTTTACAGGGGCTGTCCCAGCCTCTTCCAGCTCTATCCTTCGAGTATCTGCCGGCCTGCCTGGACACCGCACGCGCTTGCGTGGCGACGCTGACGGCGCTGGGGCCGCATGTCTTCAACTGGTCGGTGGGGGAAGCGCAGTGTTTGCGATCGGCGGACTGGCTGAGCGCGCCGGAGTTTCTGGAACAGCTTGAGGTCGAGGCCCGCACCGGTCGGTCCGGGGATATTTACGCCTGTTCCCTAAACAGCGGTTAG
- a CDS encoding glycogen/starch/alpha-glucan phosphorylase, which translates to MSIKILEKSTPASWLTELPPLGMDAKSIASDFRRYFSHTLGRDRHTHYAHYMYEALVLTLRDRLWERWKNTRYAYEEDGGVRRAYYLSMEFLMGRALSNAMLNLGVDEPVHKALNELGLSMEELAECENDAGLGNGGLGRLAACFMDSCATLRLPVVGYGIRYAYGMFRQRIENGYQVEEPDHWLRSGNLWDLERPEYAQRIKFGGRTEGYLKANGDMGWRWLDTYDVLAVPYDLPIPGYRNGAVNTLRLWGAKATDEFDLEDFNAGSYDQAVGAKNMAENITMVLYPNDATENGKELRLRQQYFLASASLQDVLRQWTRIHGEDFSEFAAKNCFQLNDTHPTIAVAELMRLLMDEHGIGWDESWKITSNVMAYTNHTLLPEALERWSVRLFRQLLPRLLDIIYEINARFLAQVATHWPGDMDRQARMSLIEEGYEQQVRMAYLAIVGSFSVNGVAALHSDLLQKGLFHDFYEMWPEKFNNKTNGVTQRRWMAGCNPGLNKLVTETIGPGWVTNLDELRKLIPYADDAKFRARWRAVKQENKVRLASLVEADSGVVFNTKAMFDVQVKRMHEYKRQLLNILHVIHLYDRIKRGDAANWTPRCVLIGGKAAPGYYMAKQIIKLTNNVAKVINNDVEVGDKLKIAFLPNYRVTAMEVICPGTDLSEQISTAGKEASGTGNMKFMMNGAVTIGTLDGANIEIREEVGDDSFFLFGLTAQQVEEQRRDYNPVGIIHGDSDIARVMHLLESHHFNQFEQGIFDPILHTLTSPHDPWLTIADFRAFIDAQNQAALAYQDQEKWAKMSILNTACSGKFSTDRTMREYNAEIWKLQPLPELPLV; encoded by the coding sequence ATGTCGATTAAAATCCTGGAAAAGAGCACTCCAGCCTCCTGGCTGACGGAACTTCCCCCCCTGGGCATGGACGCTAAGAGCATCGCCTCCGATTTCCGGCGCTATTTCAGCCATACCCTGGGCCGTGACCGGCACACCCATTACGCGCACTATATGTACGAAGCGCTGGTATTGACCCTGCGCGACCGGTTGTGGGAGCGCTGGAAGAACACGCGCTATGCCTACGAGGAAGATGGCGGCGTACGCCGGGCCTATTACCTGTCCATGGAATTTCTGATGGGGCGGGCGCTGAGCAACGCCATGCTGAATCTTGGCGTGGACGAACCAGTTCACAAGGCTTTGAACGAGTTGGGCCTGAGCATGGAAGAACTGGCTGAATGCGAAAATGACGCTGGTTTGGGCAATGGCGGTCTCGGTCGCCTGGCCGCCTGCTTCATGGACAGTTGTGCCACGCTGCGGCTGCCAGTCGTCGGTTACGGCATCCGCTACGCTTACGGCATGTTCCGGCAGAGGATCGAAAACGGCTATCAGGTCGAGGAGCCGGATCACTGGCTGCGCAGCGGCAACCTGTGGGATCTGGAGCGGCCCGAATATGCGCAGCGCATCAAATTCGGCGGACGCACCGAGGGCTATCTCAAGGCCAACGGCGATATGGGCTGGCGCTGGCTGGATACCTATGACGTACTGGCGGTGCCTTACGATCTCCCGATCCCCGGCTATCGCAATGGCGCGGTCAACACTCTGCGCCTGTGGGGCGCGAAGGCCACTGACGAGTTCGATCTGGAAGATTTCAACGCGGGAAGCTATGACCAGGCGGTGGGCGCCAAGAACATGGCGGAAAACATCACCATGGTGCTTTACCCCAATGACGCCACCGAGAATGGCAAGGAATTGCGGTTGCGCCAGCAATACTTCCTCGCTTCAGCCAGCCTGCAAGATGTCCTTCGGCAGTGGACGCGCATCCACGGCGAGGATTTCAGCGAGTTCGCCGCCAAAAACTGCTTCCAATTGAACGACACCCATCCGACCATCGCGGTAGCCGAGTTAATGCGGTTGCTCATGGATGAGCATGGCATCGGTTGGGACGAATCCTGGAAAATCACCAGCAATGTCATGGCTTACACCAACCATACGCTGCTGCCGGAAGCGCTGGAGCGCTGGTCAGTGCGGCTTTTCCGGCAACTGCTGCCCCGCCTGCTGGATATTATCTACGAGATCAATGCCCGGTTCCTCGCCCAAGTCGCTACTCATTGGCCCGGCGACATGGATCGTCAGGCCCGCATGTCGTTGATCGAAGAAGGCTACGAGCAGCAGGTGCGCATGGCCTATCTGGCCATCGTCGGCAGCTTCTCGGTCAATGGCGTCGCTGCGCTGCACTCGGATCTGCTCCAGAAAGGACTGTTCCACGACTTCTATGAAATGTGGCCGGAGAAGTTCAATAACAAAACCAACGGCGTGACCCAGCGTCGGTGGATGGCCGGCTGTAACCCCGGTTTGAACAAGCTGGTGACTGAAACCATCGGTCCCGGCTGGGTCACGAATCTGGACGAACTGCGCAAGCTGATTCCCTACGCCGACGACGCCAAGTTCCGGGCGCGCTGGCGGGCGGTCAAGCAGGAAAACAAGGTCCGCCTGGCCAGCCTGGTCGAGGCGGATAGCGGCGTGGTTTTCAACACCAAAGCCATGTTCGACGTGCAAGTCAAGCGCATGCATGAATACAAGCGCCAATTGCTGAATATCCTGCACGTCATTCATCTTTATGACCGCATCAAGCGTGGCGACGCCGCCAACTGGACGCCGCGTTGCGTACTGATTGGCGGCAAGGCGGCACCGGGCTATTACATGGCCAAGCAGATCATCAAGCTGACCAATAACGTCGCCAAGGTGATCAACAATGATGTGGAAGTCGGCGACAAGTTGAAGATCGCTTTCCTGCCCAACTACCGGGTGACGGCGATGGAAGTCATCTGCCCCGGCACCGATCTGTCCGAGCAAATTTCCACTGCCGGCAAGGAAGCGTCAGGCACTGGCAACATGAAGTTCATGATGAATGGCGCGGTCACGATTGGCACGCTGGACGGCGCCAATATCGAAATCCGCGAGGAAGTCGGCGACGATAGCTTCTTCCTGTTCGGTCTCACCGCGCAACAGGTGGAAGAACAGCGGCGGGACTACAATCCGGTCGGGATCATCCATGGCGATTCTGATATCGCTCGGGTCATGCATTTGCTGGAGAGCCATCACTTCAATCAGTTCGAGCAGGGCATCTTCGATCCGATCCTGCACACGCTGACCAGCCCGCACGATCCGTGGTTGACCATTGCCGATTTTCGCGCCTTCATTGACGCTCAGAATCAGGCCGCCCTGGCCTATCAGGACCAGGAGAAATGGGCGAAGATGAGTATTCTCAACACCGCGTGCAGCGGCAAATTCTCCACCGATCGCACCATGCGCGAGTACAACGCGGAAATCTGGAAACTGCAACCGTTGCCGGAGTTGCCGCTCGTTTAA